One genomic window of Roseateles sp. DAIF2 includes the following:
- a CDS encoding FMN-binding negative transcriptional regulator → MSMYESLPFQPASEDEIERLVAAHPLATLVSSEASGRLLATPLPLILQRDADGGRVLIGHLARRNPQHEMLKRNPRALATFTGAQGYIASSWLRNRRYAPTWNYEFLQFDLEVAIIDTPEETLFALDTLSAHVEAPYPNPWHSAEMGPRREQLAQYIVPFRARVLETRAQFKLGQGDPADVTEDTHAALARYGRFELAEAMRRHERLSAAGR, encoded by the coding sequence ATGTCGATGTACGAAAGCCTGCCCTTCCAGCCCGCATCCGAAGATGAGATCGAGCGCTTGGTCGCGGCCCACCCGCTCGCCACCCTGGTCAGCAGCGAGGCCTCGGGTCGCCTGCTCGCGACGCCGCTGCCGCTGATCCTGCAGCGCGACGCGGACGGCGGCCGCGTACTGATCGGCCATCTGGCGCGCCGCAACCCGCAGCACGAGATGCTCAAGCGCAACCCGCGGGCGCTCGCCACCTTCACCGGCGCGCAAGGCTATATCGCCAGCAGCTGGCTGCGCAACCGCCGCTATGCGCCGACCTGGAACTACGAGTTCCTGCAGTTCGATCTCGAGGTGGCGATCATCGACACGCCCGAAGAAACGCTGTTCGCGCTCGACACGCTGAGCGCCCATGTCGAGGCCCCCTACCCGAACCCCTGGCACAGCGCCGAGATGGGGCCGCGGCGCGAGCAGCTCGCCCAGTACATCGTGCCCTTCCGCGCCCGCGTGCTCGAGACGCGCGCGCAGTTCAAGCTCGGCCAGGGCGACCCGGCCGACGTGACCGAGGACACCCATGCGGCGCTGGCGCGCTACGGCCGATTCGAGCTGGCCGAGGCGATGCGCCGGCATGAGCGGCTGAGCGCGGCGGGACGTTGA
- a CDS encoding DUF3667 domain-containing protein, translating to MSSSGAKIVEAHAADGCANCGVALRGAFCHGCGQSAHVHRSLAHLVEESLHGLLHFETKAWRTLPALLWRPGRLTRDYIDGQRARYVSPLALFLFMVFLMFFTFALTGGDAQTTREQAAAVPRMTSDAPITEERLHQGLLSISPLLARPALERRIVEAVRNPELMLHKMKAGAGKFAFLLVPISLPFLWLLFARRRGVALFDHAVFLLYSLAAMALLLSLAAVLGALGWEFLALLLVLFGPPRHIYVQLRDAYGLGPWSAGWRCVALLGVALLVLALYMLLVAAASL from the coding sequence GTGAGCAGCAGCGGCGCGAAGATTGTTGAGGCGCACGCAGCGGACGGTTGCGCCAATTGCGGCGTCGCGCTGCGGGGCGCGTTCTGCCATGGCTGCGGCCAGTCGGCCCATGTGCACCGCTCGCTGGCGCATCTGGTCGAGGAGAGCTTGCATGGGCTGCTGCATTTCGAGACCAAGGCCTGGCGCACCCTGCCGGCGCTGCTGTGGCGGCCGGGGCGGCTGACGCGCGACTACATCGACGGCCAGCGCGCCCGCTATGTCTCGCCGCTGGCCCTGTTCCTCTTCATGGTGTTCCTGATGTTCTTCACGTTCGCGCTGACCGGCGGCGACGCGCAGACGACGCGCGAGCAGGCGGCCGCGGTGCCGCGGATGACCAGCGATGCGCCAATCACCGAGGAGCGGCTGCACCAGGGGCTGCTTTCGATCTCGCCGCTGCTGGCGCGGCCCGCGCTGGAGCGCCGCATCGTGGAGGCGGTGCGCAACCCCGAGCTGATGCTGCACAAGATGAAGGCCGGCGCCGGCAAGTTCGCCTTCCTGCTGGTGCCGATCTCGCTGCCCTTCCTGTGGCTGCTGTTCGCGCGGCGGCGCGGCGTGGCCCTGTTCGACCATGCCGTGTTCCTGCTCTATTCGCTGGCGGCGATGGCCTTGCTGCTGTCGCTGGCGGCGGTGCTGGGCGCACTGGGCTGGGAGTTCCTGGCCCTGCTGCTTGTGCTGTTCGGGCCGCCGCGCCATATCTATGTGCAGCTGCGCGACGCCTATGGCCTGGGGCCCTGGAGCGCCGGCTGGCGCTGCGTGGCCCTGCTGGGCGTGGCGCTGCTGGTGCTGGCGCTCTACATGCTGCTGGTCGCCGCGGCCAGCCTCTGA
- a CDS encoding IS1595 family transposase, with protein sequence MRDRDMKRLMSLVGQLTFAQRAKVRDELFRQSAQTEVVQSIERRIADQPLCPHCQGERVVRNGQADGLQRYKCRSCAKTFNALTGTAMARLRHKGKWLAQAQVLDEGLSVHAAAKKLQVAPSTAFRWRHRFLAHAQTVKAKVLIGIAEADETFILRSNNGQRAIQRKARRRGGKSSTRGTSDDHVPVLVAKDRSGACTDFMLGRSSKAELTAALGPLLAPDVVLCTDGSSAMAAAARQIGVEHHALNMSSGTRTQGPWHIQTVNAYHGRLKAWLHRFHGVATKYLASYLGWFRATDRFGLVASQPASWLALAIGSPRHP encoded by the coding sequence ATGCGAGACCGAGACATGAAGCGGCTGATGTCGCTGGTGGGCCAACTGACGTTTGCCCAGAGAGCGAAGGTGCGTGACGAGTTGTTCCGGCAAAGTGCGCAGACCGAGGTGGTGCAGTCCATTGAAAGGCGCATCGCAGATCAGCCGCTGTGCCCGCATTGCCAGGGCGAGCGCGTGGTCCGCAACGGGCAAGCCGATGGGCTGCAGCGCTACAAGTGCAGGAGCTGCGCCAAGACCTTCAATGCCTTGACCGGCACAGCGATGGCCCGGCTGCGTCACAAGGGCAAGTGGCTGGCGCAGGCCCAGGTGCTGGACGAAGGTCTGAGCGTACACGCCGCAGCGAAGAAGTTGCAGGTGGCACCCAGCACGGCGTTTCGCTGGCGCCATCGTTTCCTGGCTCATGCGCAGACTGTCAAAGCCAAGGTCCTGATCGGCATTGCCGAGGCCGATGAGACCTTCATCTTGCGCTCGAACAATGGGCAGCGGGCCATTCAGCGCAAGGCGCGCCGACGCGGCGGCAAGTCCTCCACACGCGGCACCTCGGACGACCATGTCCCGGTGCTGGTGGCGAAAGACAGGTCGGGCGCCTGCACGGACTTCATGCTGGGGCGTTCAAGCAAAGCCGAACTTACGGCGGCCCTCGGGCCGCTGCTGGCGCCAGACGTTGTTCTGTGTACCGATGGGAGTTCCGCCATGGCCGCGGCAGCGCGCCAGATCGGGGTGGAGCACCACGCGCTGAACATGAGCTCTGGAACGAGAACCCAGGGGCCTTGGCACATCCAGACCGTCAACGCGTATCACGGACGACTCAAGGCATGGCTGCACAGGTTCCACGGCGTAGCGACCAAATACTTGGCCAGCTACCTAGGCTGGTTCAGAGCAACGGATCGGTTCGGCCTCGTTGCCTCGCAGCCCGCGTCCTGGCTCGCTCTGGCTATCGGCTCTCCGCGTCATCCATAG
- a CDS encoding delta(1)-pyrroline-2-carboxylate reductase family protein, with product MQPLDAAATAAALPWQALLDEIAAVCREHRAGRLHCPPRIVLPLSEDGSLLLMPCLSESIGITKLVTVHPHNAARGLPTIAGEVVVLDSATGQRLALLDGPALTARRTAAVSLLALRHLGRGPLRRVLIVGGGVQARAHAEGLRALHPLADVYVQGHQEVPAFAAELGLRPLAAEAQATQDWDLIICATTSRVPVLRPGVGEGTLVIGVGAFRHDMVELPPELLRSAQVYVDDPPGAQVEAGDLLAAGLFEPQAALEDLVLGLRPDDDGRTRVFKSVGCARWDLAAARVAVRAS from the coding sequence ATGCAACCGCTCGACGCCGCCGCCACCGCCGCGGCCCTGCCCTGGCAGGCGCTGCTCGACGAGATCGCGGCGGTCTGCCGCGAACACCGCGCGGGGCGCCTGCATTGCCCGCCGCGCATCGTGCTGCCGCTGAGCGAGGACGGCAGCCTGCTGCTGATGCCCTGCCTGAGCGAGAGCATCGGCATCACCAAGCTGGTGACCGTGCATCCGCACAATGCCGCGCGCGGCCTGCCGACGATCGCCGGCGAGGTGGTGGTGCTGGACAGCGCCACCGGGCAACGCCTGGCCCTGCTCGACGGCCCGGCGCTGACCGCGCGGCGTACCGCGGCGGTCAGCCTGCTGGCGTTGCGGCATCTGGGCCGCGGCCCGCTGCGGCGGGTGCTGATCGTCGGCGGCGGCGTGCAGGCGAGGGCCCATGCCGAGGGCCTGCGCGCGCTGCATCCGCTGGCCGATGTCTATGTGCAGGGCCATCAGGAGGTGCCGGCCTTCGCGGCCGAACTGGGCCTGCGGCCGCTGGCCGCCGAGGCCCAGGCCACGCAGGACTGGGACCTGATCATCTGTGCCACCACCAGCCGCGTGCCGGTGCTGCGCCCCGGCGTCGGCGAGGGCACGCTGGTGATCGGTGTCGGCGCCTTCCGCCATGACATGGTGGAGCTGCCGCCCGAGCTGCTGCGCAGCGCCCAGGTCTATGTCGACGACCCGCCGGGCGCCCAGGTCGAGGCCGGCGATCTGCTGGCCGCCGGCCTGTTCGAGCCGCAGGCCGCGCTGGAGGACCTGGTGCTGGGCCTGCGCCCGGACGACGATGGGCGCACGCGCGTGTTCAAGAGCGTCGGCTGCGCGCGCTGGGACCTGGCGGCGGCGCGGGTGGCGGTGCGGGCATCATGA
- a CDS encoding LysR family transcriptional regulator, giving the protein MTVSIPSGLDWDDLRILLQIARHGRLAAAAEAGPLSHATLFRRLRALEARLGMRLFERLRAGYEPTRAGAELIEFARRMDGELQAVTAGLRGRESWPGGLVRLSAADTWMQGLLPPLLASYQTRHQVQLGFRSGNAMDDVLQGAVDVALRSGGKPPEPLVGRRLARVEATVYCSRKLGGVRADRLADQPWVGVDEQLSHLASARWLEREGLASRVAMRSNSLVHVLQLVRAGVGLGALPCYLGDADPGLRRVFDPPRDWRSELWLLTRVELRPVPRIKALFDHLYEGTRDWVPLLEGMRPQP; this is encoded by the coding sequence ATGACCGTATCGATACCCTCCGGCCTCGACTGGGATGACCTGCGCATCCTGCTGCAGATCGCCCGCCATGGGCGCCTGGCCGCCGCCGCCGAGGCCGGGCCGCTGAGCCATGCGACCTTGTTCCGGCGCCTGCGCGCGCTGGAGGCGCGGCTCGGCATGCGCCTGTTCGAGCGCCTGCGCGCCGGCTACGAGCCGACGCGCGCCGGCGCCGAGCTGATCGAGTTCGCGCGGCGCATGGACGGCGAGCTGCAGGCCGTCACCGCGGGTCTGCGCGGGCGCGAGTCCTGGCCCGGCGGGCTGGTGCGGCTCAGCGCGGCCGATACCTGGATGCAGGGGCTGCTGCCGCCGTTGCTGGCGAGCTACCAGACGCGCCACCAGGTCCAGCTCGGTTTTCGCAGTGGCAATGCGATGGACGATGTGCTGCAGGGGGCGGTCGATGTCGCGCTGCGCTCCGGCGGCAAACCGCCCGAGCCGCTGGTCGGGCGCCGGCTCGCGCGGGTCGAGGCGACCGTCTACTGCTCGCGCAAGCTTGGCGGCGTGCGCGCGGACCGGCTCGCCGATCAGCCCTGGGTCGGCGTCGACGAGCAGCTGTCCCATCTGGCTTCGGCCCGCTGGCTGGAGCGCGAGGGGCTGGCGAGCCGCGTCGCGATGCGCAGCAACTCGCTGGTCCATGTGCTGCAACTGGTGCGCGCCGGCGTCGGCCTCGGCGCCTTGCCCTGCTATCTGGGCGATGCCGACCCGGGCCTGCGCCGCGTGTTCGACCCGCCGCGCGACTGGCGCAGCGAGCTGTGGCTGCTGACCCGCGTCGAGCTGCGCCCGGTGCCGCGCATCAAGGCGCTGTTCGATCACCTCTACGAGGGCACGCGGGACTGGGTGCCACTGCTGGAGGGGATGCGGCCGCAGCCCTAG